From the genome of Syntrophorhabdaceae bacterium:
GGACCCGTATTGTCGAGGGGGACCCGCGCGTCCTGAAACAGGCGGCCAGCGCCATCAACGCCAACAAGAAGCTCGATGGCCACGCGGCCGGAGCACACGCGAAAAGGCTCATACAATACGTCCTTACGGGCATCACTTCCTGCCACGAATCGGTAACGGTGGATGAGGTCATCGAGAAGCTCCGCCTCGGCCTCACCATCATGATACGGCAGGGCTTCGTTCGCAAAGAACTCCCCGAGCTTTCACGATTGAAGGATATGGACATCGACACACGAAGGCTCATCCTGACCTCGGATGTCTTCGACGCCGTCATGCTCAAGGAGGACGGCTACCTCGATTCGATCGTGCGCACGGCCATATCCTACGGATTCAAACCCATCGATGCGATAAAGATGGCCACCATCAATCCCGCGGATTATTACGGCCTGAGGCACCTCGGCGCCATAGCGCCGCTGCGCTATGCCGACATCCTTTTTCTTGAAGATCTCAGCGATGTGACGGTACGACATGTCATGGCCAACGGTGAAATGGTCTTCGAAAACGGGCATTTCATCAAGGAGATAGCCCCTCATGTCTATCCCGAAGCGGTTCGCCATAGTATAGAAGCCGGCAAATGTACCGCCGACGACCTCAGGGTCAGGGCGGACGGCAGCTCAAAAACGGTACGGGTCATCAAGGTCGTCAATCAGACCATCACCGAAGAGATGGCATGGACACCCTCCGTGCACGACGGCTATCTGGAAAAGGATCTGGTCCGTGATATCATCCCCGTTTCGGTCATCAACCGCTACGACGGCGCGCAGCGGGGTAAGGGTTTCATCACCGGCATCGGCATCAAGAACGGCGCCATAGCTACAACGCTCATCTGGGACACGGGCAACATCCTCACCATCGGAAGCTCCGAAGAGGACATGGCTAAAGCCGTGAACAGGCTCATAGACATCCAGGGCGGAACGGTCATTGTCAAGGACGGTGAAGTGATTTTTGAGTTCCCTATGCCCGTCTTCGGAACCATGCCCATCGGC
Proteins encoded in this window:
- a CDS encoding adenine deaminase C-terminal domain-containing protein — protein: MKPSTLKKLLDVVKGKTRPDVVIVNGKIINVFTNSVDEGSTIIIKDGFIASVEEDGKAAGYRPRKVVDAKGAYLCPGFIDSHTHVDSLYPFYALVPWAVRGGTTTVVSETSAVACACGMEGVTAFTESTKGYPVRCFFLAPPLTPPFPEMEGSRGLTLKEFVRFLKREDVLAIGEAYWTRIVEGDPRVLKQAASAINANKKLDGHAAGAHAKRLIQYVLTGITSCHESVTVDEVIEKLRLGLTIMIRQGFVRKELPELSRLKDMDIDTRRLILTSDVFDAVMLKEDGYLDSIVRTAISYGFKPIDAIKMATINPADYYGLRHLGAIAPLRYADILFLEDLSDVTVRHVMANGEMVFENGHFIKEIAPHVYPEAVRHSIEAGKCTADDLRVRADGSSKTVRVIKVVNQTITEEMAWTPSVHDGYLEKDLVRDIIPVSVINRYDGAQRGKGFITGIGIKNGAIATTLIWDTGNILTIGSSEEDMAKAVNRLIDIQGGTVIVKDGEVIFEFPMPVFGTMPIGTIDEIADRTTEMERKVREIGITLERPFLTTQTIPFSGLPFLRITDKGLADIKNRRLVPLFVD